In Chelmon rostratus isolate fCheRos1 chromosome 9, fCheRos1.pri, whole genome shotgun sequence, the following proteins share a genomic window:
- the atrx gene encoding transcriptional regulator ATRX, producing MSLPSSESNLDQMAEKAEEPGSSTETMKSSSFRNQRKPTTVAKHTGLNESDASAQSENEGATSDNPSDNNTGSVSKGTLVMRPAGNENKGAMKLRVDFKQKNTDDTLQKKVNCTACGKQVNQFQRNSVYEHPVLKVLICKACYKYYTSDDINRDSDGMDEQCRWCAEGGKLICCDYCNNAFCKKCILRNLGRKELSVITDENSKWHCYVCRSEPLQDLVSKCHSIMEKQELVQLKQRKPDKTEERESKRHKNKTVKEHKAVVNGKEHIEGSGTMTFSYKKLQVPKELIKKAKKLVETTTGLNNTFIQFIQQAEEEQGDKSIRYRHLKAFKAVLADLKKAHSALEEALGPEFRNMEVQNGNEGQLIVRKSTDVVAPLVNDHMDTVADAVDGADAAEEQPDEDRHDQQDEDQHDQPDEEQQEEHHNEHDVANYDTEMTDNQTETDVTKKTIQTEVCDDGLVSTGEMSLDHDIMSVPPSVPEELFQMVESLADSTMLSLTDTNLVTDAEKDTENMQSNENLTDSQRPQPKVKNLIVKLTPVPVVTTCGSRSSRSKNREKDGEMQKKSKEDKCEAEKEDSADAEDGTNSSPPSRRSSRVKTTPLRKQAENKAKEESSESESEDDSKGKAKSSKKSSNTKKEDRKQTKVSEKKTVDSDDSDEVPSILLEKAAACHSTDEEPGSTGAKKRLFKLNNTSTQDTEKASKRKRKSESSGSDFENTNKKTSKKKKQNGSDSSNSDSDQEKETKSKVGTTKRRSTRVKKQDGAKEDDKKSPEKKTAERKRSYEKKRKGRSSRSASKLQSSSSEDEEEQQAEEDSGEDSDAQKMKPIVEDNMVGGGARFHQSSGDEMDDKERVSRVCEDDDDDDPENRIAKKMLLAQIKSNYSSGAESSSDDEGANKDKKSSKKVKKEDEDEDAEEEQEDEDSEDSSSDVEVKKRGRRHKLLSQKLSLSEGESGDEKAASKEKNKGGKKKSGQKVGSDDSEDSDFEKAVSSAESGISEELSESENDGKRRKTRSAKKKDEEKQRSYKQKKKRRRIKVQESSSSNEKSGGEDDEDQDGEDRKGRKKIRKILKDDKLRTETRDALKEEEERRKRIAEREALRKKLREVIVVEESSQVTCPITTKLVLDEDEETKEPLVQVHRNLVTKLKPHQVDGVQFMWDCCCESVKKIEKSAGSGCILAHCMGLGKTLQVVTFLHTLLLCDKLEFSTALVVCPLNTVLNWLNEFEKWQNGMKDDESLEVTELATVKRPQERAYNLQRWQDTGGVMIIGYEMYRNLTQGRNIKSKKLKETFQKTLVDPGPDLVICDEGHILKNEASAVSKAMNSIRTRRRVVLTGTPLQNNLVEYHCMVNFIKENLLGSIKEFRNRFINPIQNGQCADSTLHDVRIMKKRAHILYEMLAGCVQRKDYTALTKFLPPKHEYVLSIRVTPLQCKLYRYYLEHFTGVGNALEGGRGRAGTKLFQDFQMLSRIWTHPWCLQLDYISKENRGFFDEDSMDEFIASETEESSMSLTSEDEKIKKKKKQGKGKKRGSDDSDSDDVEVIKEWNTSSRGRNGEGRNRQAPVEEPQTTGSAPGSPTPDWHKEFVTEADSEILEHSGKMTLLFEILRMAEEVDDKVLVFSQSLISLDLIEDFLELSCRAKDEDKLSPYKGEGKWFRNIDYYRLDGSTSATTRKKWAEEFNDTSNTRGRLFLISTRAGSLGINLVAANRVIIFDASWNPSYDVQSIFRVYRFGQLKTVYVYRFLAQGTMEEKIYDRQVTKQSLSFRVVDQQQIERHFTTNELAELYTFEPDTLDDPSGKKSKKATPLLPKDPFLAEMLQNNKDHIVCYHEHDSLLDHKEEEALSEEDRKAAWAEYEAEKKGLSMRTNYQSSYAQMDIGSSSYFSYNVAALASMTNQQLEDLINQGRHKVAEATNALKSLPRESLEDTIGRVWKENPSLTENQVQSMALGRQASVELELKRREAVYRDVLTRQQTLMMFVQKVITNRKVQEQQLAMANQANYLNQLALQNGMMGGSGLSQMDLLGIYQQLHGLGPHQSMGKNPGPSKGL from the exons ATGAGTCTGCCCTCTTCTGAATCAAACCTTGACcaaatggcagaaaaagcagaggag CCTGGTAGCTCAACAGAAACTATGAAGTCCTCCTCTTTTCGCAACCAGAG GAAGCCCACCACTGTAGCTAAGCACACTGGACTGAATGAATCCGACGCCTCGGCCCAGAGTGAAAATGAAGGTGCCACTTCTGACAATCCTTCAGACAATAACACAGGCAGCGTATCTAAAG GCACTTTAGTGATGAGGCCAGCTGGGAATGAAAATAAAGGTGCCATGAAGCTCAGAGTGgatttcaaacagaaaaatacag ATGATACCCTGCAGAAGAAGGTGAACTGCACTGCCTGTGGAAAACAAGTAAACCAGTTTCAGCGCAACTCTGTGTATGAGCATCCTGTTCTCAAAGTACTTATTTGCAAg GCATGCTACAAATATTACACAAGTGATGACATCAACAGAGACTCCGATGGCATGGATGAGCAGTGCAG GTGGTGTGCTGAGGGTGGGAAGCTCATCTGCTGTGACTACTGCAACAATGCCTTCTGCAAGAAGTGCATCCTGCGCAACCTGGGCAGAAAGGAGCTGTCAGTCATTACTGATGAGAACTCAAAGTGGCACTGCTATGTATGTCGGTCGGAGCCCCTCCAGGATCTGGTCTCCAAATGCCACAGCATCATGGAAAAACAAGAACTTGTGCAACTCAAGCAGCGAAAACCAGATAAAACTGAGGAACGTGAGAGCAAGAGACACAAGAACAAAACAGTCAAAGAGCACAAAGCAGTTGTCAATGGAAAAGAACACATCGAAGGCTCAGGGACCATGACATTCTCCTACAAAAAACTGCAGGTACCCAAAGAACTtataaagaaagcaaaaaagctTGTTGAAACCACAACTGGTCTGAACAATACTTTCATCCAGTTCATCCAACAGGCggaagaggagcagggagaTAAGTCTATCAGGTATCGGCATTTGAAAGCCTTCAAGGCCGTGCTTGCCGATTTGAAAAAAGCCCACAGTGCTTTGGAGGAGGCTTTGGGGCCTGAATTCAGAAACATGGAGGTGCAGAATGGAAACGAAGGGCAACTCATTGTGAGGAAGAGCACTGATGTTGTGGCCCCTCTAGTAAACGACCACATGGATACTGTAGCGGATGCAGTAGATGGAGCTgacgcagcagaggagcagccgGACGAGGACCGGCATGATCAGCAGGACGAGGACCAGCATGATCAGCCGGacgaggagcagcaggaggagcaccATAACGAGCACGATGTGGCTAATTATGACACTGAAATGACAGACAACCAAACAGAAACCGATGTAACCAAAAAGACAATTCAAACTGAAGTCTGTGATGATGGGCTAGTGTCAACTGGTGAAATGTCCCTCGATCACGACATTATGTCTGTGCCTCCTTCAGTTCCCGAAGAGCTTTTTCAGATGGTGGAGAGTCTTGCGGATTCCACCATGCTCTCACTGACTGACACCAATTTGGTCACAGACGCTGAAAAAGATACTGAAAATATGCAGTCAAATGAAAACCTAACAGACTCTCAACGGCCACAGCCCAAGGTGAAAAACCTCATAGTCAAACTAACTCCTGTGCCAGTCGTGACAACATGTGGGTCTAGGTCCTCTAGGtccaaaaacagagaaaaagatggagagatgcagaaaaagtcaaaagaagacaaatgtgAAGCGGAGAAAGAGGATTCTGCTGATGCAGAAGATGGGACAAACAGCTCACCACCCAGCCGCCGCTCTAGTAGAGTGAAGACGACTCCCTTGAGGAAGCAGGCTGAGAATAAGGCCAAGGAAGAGTCCTCTGAGTCAGAGTCGGAGGATGATAGCAAGGGCAAGGCCAAATCCTCCAAGAAATCCAGCAACACCAAAAAAGAGGATCGGAAGCAGACCAAGgtttcagagaaaaaaacagtggaCTCTGATGACTCGGACGAAGTTCCTAGCATACTTCTAGAGAAAGCTGCAGCATGCCACAGCACAGATGAGGAGCCAGGAAGCACGGGTGCTAAAAAGCGTTTATTCAAACTAaacaacacatccacacaggATACAGAGAAAGCGTCCAAACGCAAACGGAAGTCCGAAAGCTCTGGTTCAGACTttgagaacacaaacaaaaagacatccaagaagaagaaacagaacgGCTCAGACTCCTCCAACTCCGACTCGGACCAAGAGAAGGAGACAAAAAGTAAAGTGGGCACAACAAAGAGGAGATCTACCCGTGTGAAGAAACAAGACGGTGCAAAAGAGGACGACAAAAAGTCACCCgagaaaaagacagcagagaggaaaaggtcTTATGAAAAGAAGCGCAAGGGAAGGAGCTCCAGATCCGCCTCcaagctgcagtcatcttctagtgaagatgaggaggagcagcaggctgaagaaGACTCCGGGGAGGACAGCGACGCGCAAAAGATGAAACCCATTGTGGAGGATAACATGGTGGGAGGTGGTGCACGTTTCCATCAGTCCTCAG GAGACGAAATGGATGATAAAGAGAGAGTTTCTCGGGTTTGTgaagatgatgacgatgatgatccTGAAAACAG GATTGCAAAGAAAATGCTTCTCGCCCAAATAAAATCCAACTATTCTTCTGGAGCAGAGAGCTCCTCTGATGATGAAGGAGCCAATAAGGACAAAAAGTCCTCCAAGAAAGTTAaaaaagaggatgaggatgaggatgcagaagaagagcaggaag ATGAGGATTCAGAAGACTCGAGTTCTGATGTCGAAGTGAAGAAGCGTGGCAGACGGCACAAATTGCTTTCCCAGAAGCTCTCGCTGAGTGAGGGCGAATCAGGAGACGAGAAAGCTGCCAGTAAAGAGAAGAACAAGGGCGGCAAGAAGAAGTCGGGGCAGAAAG TGGGTAGCGATGACTCTGAAGACTCAGACTTTGAGAAGGCAGTCTCCAGCGCAGAGTCGGGGATAAGTGAAGAGCTTAGTGAATCAGAGAATGACGGGAAGCGTCGAAAGACCAG ATCTGCGAAGaagaaggatgaggagaaacagagaagttacaagcagaagaagaagcggCGCAGGATCAAAGTTCAGGAGTCCTCCTCCAGCAATGAGAAG AGCGGAGGGGAAGATGATGAGGACCAAGATGGAGAAGACCGCAAAGGACGCAAAAAGATCCGCAAAATCCTGAAGGATGACAAGCTGCGGACAGAGACGAGAGATGCTctgaaagaagaggaggagaggaggaaacgtATAGCTGAGAGAGAGGCGCTCAGGAAGAAACTTCGAGAG GTGATTGTGGTGGAGGAGTCTTCTCAGGTGACCTGTCCCATCACCACCAAGCTGGTgctggatgaggatgaagagacAAAGGAGCCGCTTGTGCAGGTGCACAGGAACCTTGTCACAAAGCTCAAACCTCACCAGGTTGATG GGGTTCAGTTCATGTgggactgctgctgtgaatcTGTGAAGAAGATTGAGAAGTCTGCTGGTTCCGGCTGCATCCTTGCTCACTGTATGGGGCTGGGAAAAACTCTGCAG GTGGTGACATTCCTTCACACTTTGCTGCTTTGTGACAAGCTGGAGTTCAGCACAGCCTTGGTGGTTTGTCCCCTGAACACTGTCCTTAATTGGCTCAACGAGTTTGAGAAGTGGCAAAATGGAATGAAGGATGATGAGAGTTTAGAG GTGACTGAGCTAGCCACGGTAAAGAGGCCACAGGAGCGAGCATACAACCTCCAACGATGGCAAGATACAGGTGGCGTTATGATCATCGGCTACGAGATGTACCGAAACCTCACGCAGGGCAGGAACATCAAGAGCAAAAAGCTCAAAGAAACCTTTCAGAAGACACTGGTAGATCCAG GTCCAGACTTGGTGATCTGTGATGAAGGTCACATTCTGAAGAACGAGGCATCTGCAGTGTCCAAAGCGATGAATTCTATCAGGACGCGAAGGAGGGTTGTGCTGACTGGAACGCCTCTGCAAAACAACCTTGTTGAAT ACCACTGCATGGTGAACTTCATCAAGGAGAACCTGCTTGGGTCAATTAAGGAGTTCAGGAACCGCTTCATTAACCCCATCCAGAATGGTCAGTGTGCTGATTCTACGTTACATGATGTCCGGATCATGAAGAAGAGGGCTCACATCCTCTATGAGATGCTTGCCGGCTGTGTCcag AGGAAAGATTACACGGCACTCACAAAGTTCCTGCCTCCCAAACACGAGTATGTGTTGTCCATTAGAGTGACCCCGCTGCAGTGTAAACTGTACAGATACTACCTGGAGCACTTCACAG GTGTGGGGAATGCTTTGGAGGGGGGCCGGGGCCGCGCAGGGACCAAACTCTTCCAGGATTTCCAGATGCTCAGCAGAATCTGGACCCATCCCTGGTGCCTTCAGCTGGACTACATCAGTAAAGAAAACAGG GGGTTCTTTGACGAAGACAGTATGGATGAGTTCATCGCATCAGAAACAGAAGAGTCCTCCATGAGTCTGACCTCTGaggatgaaaagataaaaaa GAAAAAGAAGCAagggaagggaaaaaagagaggatcTGATGACTCGGACAGTGATGACGTGGAGGTCATCAAAGAGTGGAACACCAGCTCTCGGGGCAGAAACGGAGAGGGTCGAAACAGACAAGCACCTGTAGAGGAAC CTCAGACCACTGGCTCAGCACCAGGGAGTCCCACTCCTGACTGGCACAAGGAGTTTGTCACAGAGGCTGACTCAGAGATCCTGGAGCACTCTGGGAAGATGACGCTCCTGTTTGAGATCCTGCGCATGGCAGAGGAAGTAGATGATAAAGT GTTGGTGTTCAGTCAGTCTCTCATCTCTCTGGACCTGATTGAGGACTTCCTGGAGCTGTCTTGCAGAGCTAAAGATGAAGACAAACTCTCCCCATACAAAG GTGAAGGCAAGTGGTTCAGGAATATTGACTACTATCGCCTGGATGGCTCCACCAGTGCCACTACCAGGAAGAAGTGGGCTGAAGAGTTTAATGACACCAGTAACACAAG AGGTCGTTTGTTCCTCATTTCCACACGAGCTGGCTCTCTTGGCATCAACCTGGTGGCAGCCAACAGGGTCATCATCTTCGACGCCTCCTGGAACCCCTCCTACGACGTCCAAAGTATCTTCAGGGTCTACCGCTTTGGCCAGCTTAAGACTGTCTATGTGTACAGGTTCCTGGCCCAG GGCACAATGGAGGAGAAGATTTATGACCGGCAGGTAACCAAGCAGTCTCTGTCATTCCGGGTggtagaccagcagcagattgaAAGGCACTTTACGACGAACGAGCTGGCTGAGCTCTACACCTTTGAGCCGGACACACTGGATGATCCCTCAGGGAAGAAGAGCAAGAAAGCCACGCCCTTGCTCCCTAAG GATCCCTTCCTGGCTGAGATGCTGCAGAACAACAAGGACCACATTGTGTGTTACCATGAACATGACTCCCTTCTGGACCACAAGGAGGAGGAAGCCCTGAGCGAGGAGGATCGCAAGGCTGCCTGGGCCGAGTACGAGGCAGAGAAAAAG